The Citrifermentans bemidjiense Bem genome window below encodes:
- a CDS encoding CoA-binding protein yields the protein MAVPDLKQILTRYRTVAVVGLSPDAGKPSHEVAHYLQKAGYRIIPVNPACQEVLGELCYPTLAEIPGEVEIVDVFRRSEFLPEIVEQAIAKGAKVIWMQEGIINEAAAQRAMDAGLEVVMNRCMLKEHAKAVHR from the coding sequence ATGGCAGTCCCGGATCTGAAGCAGATACTTACCAGGTACCGCACCGTCGCCGTGGTCGGGCTCTCCCCCGATGCCGGCAAGCCGAGCCACGAGGTGGCCCACTATCTGCAAAAAGCCGGTTACCGGATCATACCGGTCAACCCCGCCTGCCAGGAGGTGCTGGGGGAGCTTTGTTATCCCACCCTCGCTGAGATCCCCGGCGAGGTCGAGATCGTCGACGTCTTCCGCCGCTCCGAGTTCCTGCCGGAGATAGTGGAGCAGGCCATCGCCAAGGGGGCCAAGGTGATCTGGATGCAGGAAGGGATCATCAACGAGGCCGCGGCCCAAAGAGCCATGGACGCGGGGCTTGAGGTGGTGATGAACCGCTGCATGCTGAAGGAGCATGCCAAGGCGGTGCATCGATGA
- a CDS encoding tetratricopeptide repeat protein, translating to MEESTPIPGIIYYQPGAGSQVTGLDGKVVLPLGPEPLPLLEEDYQKLAGEAPGYDAVGRGIYQALRSDPGCRHCERYAQMLKGYPHYVSELATHILMLGEKDVEVPYLERRVKLLRVLCLMEPQDGNFPLEIGATLLEQGLRFSALHLSTVTLYKAEAYLEKALRLAPDLMKAKSTLAEVYFLLGKYEKAAALWRELLPGVEEKTLAELNARLERIEKGEVPRVPAVDYLEAIACSMSLREEGAFQEAAAILNDVMADAWFALEFPMAEIPYLLALCCQDMGGAGDARVYLRQALRLNPDFSEAKSLLEKLQQ from the coding sequence ATGGAAGAGAGCACACCCATTCCCGGGATTATCTATTACCAACCTGGTGCCGGCAGCCAGGTCACCGGCCTTGACGGCAAGGTGGTCCTGCCGCTTGGCCCCGAGCCGCTGCCGCTTCTGGAGGAGGACTACCAAAAGCTGGCAGGGGAAGCCCCGGGCTACGACGCCGTGGGGCGCGGCATCTACCAGGCGCTGCGCTCGGATCCCGGCTGCCGCCACTGCGAGCGCTACGCGCAGATGCTCAAGGGGTACCCCCACTACGTATCCGAACTGGCCACCCACATCCTCATGCTGGGGGAGAAGGACGTCGAGGTTCCCTACCTGGAGCGGCGGGTGAAGCTCCTTAGGGTCCTCTGCCTCATGGAGCCGCAGGACGGCAACTTCCCCCTGGAGATCGGGGCGACGCTCCTGGAACAGGGACTGCGCTTCTCGGCGCTGCACCTCTCCACAGTGACCCTGTACAAGGCCGAGGCGTACCTGGAGAAGGCGCTGCGGCTTGCCCCCGACCTGATGAAGGCGAAGTCGACGCTTGCGGAGGTCTATTTTCTCCTGGGCAAATACGAGAAGGCGGCGGCGCTTTGGCGCGAGCTGCTCCCGGGCGTGGAAGAGAAGACTTTGGCGGAACTGAACGCGCGGCTGGAGCGTATCGAGAAGGGGGAGGTCCCGAGGGTTCCCGCCGTCGATTACCTGGAGGCGATCGCCTGCTCCATGTCGCTCAGGGAAGAGGGGGCTTTCCAGGAGGCGGCAGCCATTTTGAACGACGTCATGGCCGACGCCTGGTTCGCGCTGGAATTCCCGATGGCGGAGATCCCCTACCTGCTGGCCCTTTGCTGTCAGGACATGGGGGGCGCCGGCGATGCCCGCGTCTATCTGCGCCAGGCCCTGAGGCTCAATCCCGACTTTTCCGAGGCCAAAAGCCTTCTTGAGAAACTGCAGCAATAA
- a CDS encoding acetoin utilization protein AcuC — protein MSRKTALIACADLAGYSYGDHHPFKVQRYRLAHDLMEAYGLLELPGMELVRPRPVGEAELLTAHSREYLDRLREFSASAEPRADFRFGLGDVENPVFPGVYDWACLGVSGTVEAARLVTEEGFAAAFNPFGGYHHAQRSRASGFSYLNDAVVAINHLVQQGKRVVYLDLDAHHGDGVQNAFYQSDRVLSISLHESGVYFFPGTGFERESGEGAGRGYSVNLPLLAHTDDALFMKAFDEVAFPLIAAFDPDVLFTQLGADTFRTDPLTRLEVTTHAYSYILRKLRALQIPWVAVGGGGYDMMNVARAWTIAWGVMNDRVLSPRLPASFVKLISDLGYPHRMLLDAMHWAQEDDRNRALDAVEKSIAYLRAQIFPVLIGDYGTKRST, from the coding sequence TTGTCCCGCAAAACCGCTCTCATCGCCTGCGCCGATCTGGCAGGCTACAGCTACGGCGACCACCATCCGTTCAAGGTTCAGCGCTACCGGCTGGCCCACGACCTCATGGAGGCCTACGGCCTCTTGGAGCTGCCGGGGATGGAACTGGTGCGGCCGCGCCCGGTCGGCGAGGCGGAACTGTTGACGGCGCACAGCCGCGAGTACCTGGACCGGCTGCGGGAGTTCAGCGCTTCGGCAGAACCCAGGGCGGATTTCCGCTTCGGCCTTGGCGACGTGGAAAATCCTGTCTTCCCAGGCGTTTACGACTGGGCCTGCCTCGGGGTCTCCGGTACCGTGGAGGCGGCGCGCCTGGTGACGGAAGAAGGCTTTGCCGCCGCCTTCAACCCCTTCGGCGGCTATCATCACGCCCAAAGAAGCCGCGCGTCGGGGTTTTCTTATTTGAACGACGCCGTGGTGGCCATAAACCACCTGGTGCAACAGGGGAAGCGGGTGGTTTACCTGGACCTGGACGCCCACCACGGCGACGGGGTGCAAAACGCCTTCTACCAAAGCGACCGGGTCTTGAGCATCTCGCTGCACGAAAGCGGCGTCTATTTCTTTCCCGGCACCGGCTTCGAGCGGGAGTCGGGCGAGGGGGCGGGGCGGGGCTACTCGGTGAACCTGCCGCTTTTGGCCCACACCGACGACGCGCTCTTCATGAAGGCGTTCGACGAGGTGGCCTTCCCGCTGATCGCGGCGTTCGACCCGGACGTGCTCTTCACCCAGCTTGGCGCCGACACCTTCAGGACCGATCCGCTCACCAGGCTCGAGGTCACCACCCACGCCTATTCTTATATACTGCGCAAACTGCGCGCCCTGCAGATCCCCTGGGTGGCGGTGGGGGGAGGGGGGTACGACATGATGAACGTGGCCCGCGCCTGGACCATCGCCTGGGGGGTGATGAACGACCGGGTGCTCTCGCCCCGGCTTCCCGCGTCCTTCGTCAAACTGATCTCGGACCTTGGGTACCCGCACCGCATGCTCCTGGACGCCATGCATTGGGCCCAGGAGGACGACCGCAACCGGGCGCTGGACGCGGTGGAGAAGAGCATCGCTTACCTGCGGGCCCAGATCTTCCCGGTTCTCATCGGCGACTATGGCACTAAACGGAGCACATGA
- a CDS encoding ammonium transporter, producing MNGMSATTALGSSSDVLFLMLGAVMVFAMHAGFAFLEVGTVRRKNQVNAFVKILTDWSVSTVVYFLIGFPIAYGISFLKPVKQILGDNQGYDITHYFFLLCFAACIPAIISGGIAERAKFWPQVIAGAIFAGITYPVFESLIWGQSSAGLQAFFKQVGGAEFHDYAGSVVVHSIGGWLALPAVIILGPRMGRYLKGKSHPIPISNIPFLALGSWILAIGWFGFNVMSAGHLEKISGIVAVNSLMAMVGGVLAALIAGKNDPGFVHNGALAGLIAVCAGSDLMHPLCAFVTGAIASVIFVYGFHIEQEKLKIDDVLGVWPLHGVIGSWGGIAAGIFGQEALGGMGGVSLASQTLGSLAAIVFALCNGFLIYGILSKTVGIRLEQEDEFRGADLSIHSIGAYPEEHIR from the coding sequence ATGAACGGGATGTCAGCGACGACAGCGCTTGGCAGCAGCAGCGATGTACTCTTCCTTATGCTCGGAGCGGTCATGGTTTTCGCCATGCACGCAGGGTTTGCCTTTCTTGAAGTGGGGACGGTACGCCGGAAAAACCAGGTCAACGCCTTCGTCAAGATCCTCACCGACTGGTCCGTGTCGACCGTGGTCTACTTCCTGATCGGCTTCCCCATCGCCTACGGCATCAGCTTCCTGAAGCCGGTCAAGCAGATCCTCGGCGACAACCAGGGGTACGACATCACCCACTATTTCTTCCTGCTCTGCTTCGCGGCCTGCATCCCCGCCATCATCTCCGGCGGCATAGCGGAGCGCGCCAAGTTCTGGCCGCAGGTCATCGCCGGCGCAATCTTCGCCGGGATCACCTACCCCGTCTTCGAGTCCCTCATCTGGGGACAGAGCAGCGCCGGGCTCCAGGCGTTCTTCAAGCAGGTCGGTGGCGCCGAGTTCCACGACTATGCAGGCTCGGTGGTGGTGCACTCCATCGGGGGCTGGCTCGCGCTCCCCGCAGTCATCATCCTCGGCCCGCGCATGGGGCGCTACCTGAAAGGGAAGTCGCACCCGATCCCGATCAGCAACATCCCCTTCCTGGCCCTGGGTTCCTGGATCCTCGCCATCGGCTGGTTCGGCTTCAACGTGATGAGCGCCGGCCACCTGGAGAAAATCTCAGGCATCGTCGCCGTCAACTCGCTCATGGCCATGGTGGGGGGCGTGCTGGCAGCGCTCATCGCCGGGAAGAACGACCCGGGCTTCGTGCACAACGGCGCGCTCGCCGGGCTCATCGCCGTCTGCGCAGGCTCCGACCTGATGCACCCGCTCTGTGCCTTTGTCACCGGCGCTATCGCCTCCGTCATCTTCGTCTACGGCTTCCACATCGAGCAGGAGAAGCTCAAGATCGACGACGTGCTCGGCGTCTGGCCGCTGCACGGTGTCATCGGCTCCTGGGGCGGCATTGCGGCCGGCATCTTCGGCCAGGAAGCGCTGGGCGGAATGGGCGGGGTGAGCTTAGCCTCCCAGACCCTCGGTAGCCTCGCCGCCATCGTCTTCGCGCTCTGCAACGGCTTCCTGATCTACGGCATCCTCTCCAAGACTGTCGGCATAAGGCTGGAGCAGGAGGACGAGTTCAGGGGGGCAGACCTCTCCATTCACAGCATCGGCGCCTATCCCGAGGAGCATATCCGGTAG
- a CDS encoding response regulator, which produces MKIPLGQILVQSGIITVKTLERALTRQEGSGKRLGAILDEMGVITPEELVEALAQQSGMEMVKRIAVQNVPGELLELVPGEVAINKLVFPLKRQGGVLAIAVSDPIDSETLDLLERHSCNKIVQVLAAREEILGAIKQHYLRNQAADNVSLKILLVDDSAGISCDVEGALKNEGYQVYTARDGVEGLKIAFSQRPDLILCDAGAPKMDGYALMRAIKANPASAGTPMILLTSKASPEEEHRALKAGFHDFIAKPMMTIRVVSRVKRAFQILDKGKEQQAVATL; this is translated from the coding sequence ATGAAGATACCCTTGGGACAGATCCTGGTACAGTCCGGCATCATCACGGTAAAGACACTGGAACGTGCCCTGACCCGGCAAGAGGGGTCCGGCAAGCGGCTGGGGGCTATTCTCGATGAGATGGGGGTGATCACCCCGGAAGAACTGGTCGAGGCCCTGGCCCAGCAGTCGGGGATGGAGATGGTGAAGAGGATCGCTGTGCAAAACGTTCCCGGCGAGCTCCTAGAGCTGGTTCCGGGCGAAGTCGCCATCAACAAGCTGGTCTTTCCGCTGAAGCGGCAGGGGGGGGTCCTCGCCATCGCCGTCAGCGACCCCATCGACAGCGAGACCCTCGACCTCTTGGAACGGCATAGCTGCAACAAAATCGTGCAGGTGCTGGCCGCCCGCGAGGAGATCCTGGGCGCGATCAAGCAGCACTACCTTCGTAACCAGGCAGCGGATAACGTTTCCTTGAAGATCCTCCTGGTCGACGATAGCGCCGGCATAAGCTGCGACGTCGAGGGTGCCCTAAAAAACGAAGGATACCAAGTATATACTGCCCGGGACGGGGTCGAAGGGCTGAAGATAGCCTTCTCTCAACGGCCGGACCTGATCCTTTGCGACGCCGGGGCGCCCAAGATGGACGGCTACGCCCTGATGCGCGCCATCAAGGCAAACCCTGCCAGCGCCGGGACCCCCATGATACTTTTGACCTCGAAAGCCTCGCCTGAAGAAGAACACCGTGCGCTCAAAGCCGGCTTTCACGACTTCATAGCCAAGCCCATGATGACTATCCGCGTAGTCTCGCGCGTGAAACGCGCATTCCAGATTTTGGACAAGGGGAAAGAGCAGCAGGCAGTTGCTACGCTGTGA
- a CDS encoding PilZ domain-containing protein: MYKEKRNFARLALHAKANIHQNDLTLEGEVENLSMKGVFVTVAKKLDLNDAVSVTIYHTLTPQVLCDLKAKVVRITDKGMGLQFEKTLLD, from the coding sequence ATGTACAAAGAGAAAAGAAACTTCGCCAGGTTGGCCTTACATGCAAAAGCCAACATCCATCAGAATGATCTGACCCTTGAGGGGGAAGTGGAGAACCTCAGCATGAAGGGGGTTTTCGTTACCGTGGCAAAGAAGCTGGACCTGAACGATGCGGTCTCGGTCACCATCTACCACACGCTTACGCCGCAGGTACTTTGCGACCTTAAGGCTAAGGTGGTCAGGATAACCGACAAGGGGATGGGGCTGCAGTTTGAGAAGACCCTGCTCGATTGA
- the hypE gene encoding hydrogenase expression/formation protein HypE encodes MNDDLILLGHGSGGKLSHQLLDELIIPNLSGVPAAGQNDAALLNIGGVKLAFTTDSYVVDPIFFPGGNIGDLAVNGTVNDLAMMGARPLCLSVGFILEEGFLKSELARIVISMREAADAAGVAIVTGDTKVVPRGKGDRIFINTSGIGAVEHSLSINGAAARVGDKVIVNGCIGDHGIAVLSAREGLEIDSGIKSDSAPLNGLVTELLPLGDALHVLRDPTRGGVATTLKEIALQSGVTVKLSEENLPVNAGVKGVCSILGLDPLYVANEGKLLALVAPERAGEALAIMRRHPLGKDAAVIGEVTESSAGRVVMETMVGGVRGVEMLAGEQLPRIC; translated from the coding sequence TTGAACGACGACCTCATCCTCTTGGGACACGGCAGCGGGGGGAAGCTTTCACACCAGCTTCTGGACGAGCTGATCATACCGAACCTCTCCGGGGTCCCGGCAGCGGGACAAAACGACGCGGCCCTGCTCAACATCGGCGGCGTCAAGCTCGCCTTCACTACCGACTCGTACGTGGTGGACCCCATCTTCTTCCCGGGGGGGAACATCGGCGACCTCGCGGTGAACGGGACGGTGAACGACCTGGCCATGATGGGGGCGCGTCCGCTCTGCCTCAGCGTCGGCTTCATCCTTGAGGAGGGGTTTCTCAAGAGCGAATTGGCCCGCATCGTCATCTCCATGAGGGAGGCCGCCGACGCTGCCGGCGTCGCCATCGTCACCGGCGACACCAAGGTGGTCCCCAGGGGGAAAGGGGACCGCATCTTCATCAACACCTCAGGCATAGGCGCCGTTGAGCACAGCCTTTCCATCAACGGCGCCGCGGCGCGCGTGGGCGACAAGGTCATCGTCAACGGCTGCATCGGCGACCACGGCATCGCGGTCCTCTCCGCCCGCGAAGGGCTGGAGATAGACAGCGGCATCAAGAGTGACTCCGCTCCTCTGAACGGCCTCGTGACCGAGCTCCTCCCGCTGGGGGACGCGCTGCACGTGCTGCGCGACCCTACCCGCGGAGGGGTGGCGACGACGCTCAAGGAGATCGCGCTGCAATCGGGGGTTACCGTCAAGCTCAGCGAGGAAAATCTGCCGGTGAACGCGGGGGTGAAGGGGGTCTGTTCGATACTGGGGCTGGATCCGCTTTACGTGGCTAACGAGGGGAAGCTGCTGGCCCTGGTGGCGCCGGAGAGGGCCGGGGAGGCGCTGGCAATCATGCGGCGCCACCCGCTTGGCAAGGATGCCGCTGTCATCGGCGAGGTGACCGAGAGTTCAGCCGGTCGGGTGGTGATGGAGACTATGGTGGGAGGAGTTCGGGGAGTGGAGATGCTTGCCGGCGAGCAACTACCCCGCATCTGCTGA
- the hypD gene encoding hydrogenase formation protein HypD, with protein MNYQDSFRDKELVQGLARRIAELTRGRKKPLVFMEVCGTHTMAIYQYGLRSLLPPEVKLISGPGCPVCVTPNGYLDRAIALSRLPDLTITTFGDMLRVPGSSSSLMEERAKGADIRVVYSPLDAVRIAAANPAKRVVFLGVGFETTAPTVAGSILAAKAQGLSNYFVLASHKTMPQPMAILSADPDLSVDGYICPAHVSAIIGADAYRFLCAEYQVPCVVTGFEPTDVMQGVEMLARQALQGESRVEIQYSRVVRWEGNAKAQGLLAEVFTPFDAPWRGIGVLPGSGLRIADAYGEFDAELALPVQVEELKEHQGCLCGEILKGKVAPGDCPLFGGKCTPESPVGACMVSSEGTCAAAFKYGR; from the coding sequence ATGAACTACCAGGACAGTTTTCGCGACAAGGAGTTGGTGCAGGGGCTGGCGCGACGCATCGCCGAGCTGACCCGCGGTAGGAAGAAGCCGCTGGTGTTCATGGAGGTCTGCGGCACGCACACCATGGCGATCTACCAGTACGGGTTGAGGAGCCTCCTGCCGCCGGAGGTTAAGCTGATCTCCGGGCCCGGCTGCCCAGTATGTGTCACCCCCAACGGCTACCTGGACCGGGCCATCGCCCTGAGCCGGCTCCCCGACCTCACCATCACCACCTTCGGCGACATGCTCCGGGTCCCCGGTTCCAGTTCCTCGCTGATGGAGGAGCGCGCCAAGGGAGCCGATATCCGCGTCGTCTACTCGCCGCTGGACGCGGTGCGGATCGCCGCTGCCAATCCGGCTAAACGGGTGGTCTTTCTCGGCGTCGGTTTCGAGACCACCGCGCCCACCGTGGCCGGGAGCATCCTGGCCGCCAAGGCGCAGGGGCTCTCCAACTACTTCGTGCTCGCCTCGCATAAGACCATGCCGCAGCCGATGGCGATCCTGTCGGCCGACCCGGATCTCTCGGTCGACGGCTACATCTGCCCGGCCCACGTCAGCGCCATCATCGGGGCCGACGCCTATCGGTTCCTGTGCGCCGAATACCAGGTCCCCTGCGTGGTGACGGGGTTTGAGCCGACCGACGTGATGCAGGGGGTGGAGATGCTGGCGCGCCAGGCACTGCAAGGGGAGAGCCGGGTGGAGATCCAGTATTCGCGGGTGGTCAGGTGGGAGGGAAATGCCAAGGCGCAGGGCTTGCTGGCGGAGGTTTTCACCCCCTTTGACGCCCCGTGGCGCGGCATCGGCGTCTTGCCCGGCAGCGGCCTCAGGATCGCCGACGCCTACGGCGAATTCGACGCCGAGCTTGCCCTCCCGGTGCAGGTAGAGGAGCTGAAGGAACACCAGGGATGCCTTTGCGGGGAGATCCTGAAGGGGAAGGTGGCGCCCGGCGACTGCCCGCTCTTCGGCGGCAAGTGCACCCCGGAATCGCCCGTCGGCGCCTGCATGGTCTCCAGCGAGGGGACCTGCGCCGCCGCCTTCAAATACGGACGTTAG
- a CDS encoding HypC/HybG/HupF family hydrogenase formation chaperone encodes MCVGVPMQVISIEGDQALTEVDGVKREASLMLLDQEVKVGDFVIIHAGFAISKLDEEDAKATLELMREVFEPELMG; translated from the coding sequence ATGTGTGTCGGTGTACCCATGCAGGTGATCAGTATCGAAGGCGATCAGGCGCTCACCGAGGTCGACGGGGTCAAGCGCGAGGCGAGCCTCATGCTGCTGGACCAGGAGGTCAAGGTGGGCGATTTCGTCATCATCCATGCCGGCTTCGCCATCTCCAAGCTGGACGAGGAGGACGCCAAGGCCACACTGGAGCTGATGCGGGAGGTTTTCGAACCGGAGCTTATGGGATGA
- the hypF gene encoding carbamoyltransferase HypF, giving the protein MQSAPERAAIEIGGIVQGVGFRPFVYRLANRLGLSGWVRNTGEGVQIEVEGDAAAIEEFRLAVRDEAPPLAVIYQLRAQPIPAAGATGFAIVESARSTAGGEVSPDCDVCDDCLAELFDPDNRRHGYPFINCTNCGPRYSIITGIPYDRPATTMAGFAMCDDCLAEYHDPGNRRFHAQPNACPVCGPHLSLLEPSGAPVCGDALKLALEALSQGKIVAVKGVGGYHLAVDAGNQAAVERLRQRKRRDEKPFAMLAADLEMVRRHAHCSELEGRLLLGVERPIVLMRKLAGSSISDLVAPGNGWFGFMLPGNPLQHLLARGHGAPLVMTSGNLSDEPIAYRDGEALEMLSGIADLFLTHDREIHTRTDDSVLRLYRGEPLFLRRSRGYVPRAVQLPAEQASVLAVGGELKATLCLTRGDRAFMSQHIGDLKNAATLASLEQSASDLQSLLEITPALVAHDLHPDYLSTHYATALGLPAVGVQHHHAHMASCMAENGLEGEVIGVILDGTGYGTDGTTWGGEFLVGGYSRFERHAHFAPLRLPGGDAAVKEPYRMALSALYSLHGDRLFDQPPAVLSEVAQADRPLFLKMLEKGINSPLTSSCGRLFDAVSALIGVRSRISYEGQAAIELEALAEQGGEVEPYPCQVREEWGHVLDFAPAIAAICADLARGRSRADIARAFHRTVARGVLDVCRRLREETGYVRVVLSGGVFQNRLLTEEVAELLAGDAFQVYCHRLVPPNDGGLALGQAAIAGTMQARG; this is encoded by the coding sequence ATGCAGAGCGCGCCGGAGCGTGCCGCCATCGAGATAGGCGGCATAGTGCAGGGCGTGGGTTTCCGCCCCTTCGTCTACCGGCTCGCCAATCGCCTCGGCCTCTCCGGCTGGGTCCGCAACACCGGTGAAGGCGTGCAGATCGAGGTCGAGGGAGATGCCGCCGCCATAGAGGAATTTCGTCTTGCCGTGCGCGACGAGGCGCCCCCTTTGGCGGTGATCTACCAGCTGCGTGCGCAGCCGATTCCCGCGGCAGGGGCAACCGGCTTCGCCATCGTCGAGAGCGCCCGGAGCACCGCCGGCGGCGAGGTCTCCCCCGATTGCGACGTCTGCGACGACTGCCTCGCCGAACTCTTCGACCCCGATAACCGCCGCCACGGCTACCCATTCATCAACTGCACCAACTGCGGCCCGCGCTATTCCATCATCACCGGCATCCCCTACGACCGCCCCGCCACCACCATGGCAGGCTTCGCCATGTGCGACGACTGCCTGGCCGAATACCACGATCCCGGCAACCGGCGCTTCCACGCGCAACCAAACGCCTGCCCGGTCTGCGGTCCGCATTTGTCCCTTTTGGAGCCAAGCGGCGCCCCGGTCTGCGGCGACGCGCTCAAGCTGGCGCTGGAGGCGCTCTCCCAAGGGAAGATCGTAGCGGTGAAGGGTGTAGGAGGGTACCACCTGGCGGTGGACGCCGGCAACCAGGCTGCGGTGGAGCGGCTGAGGCAGCGTAAAAGGCGCGATGAGAAGCCCTTTGCCATGCTGGCGGCCGACCTCGAAATGGTGCGCCGTCACGCGCACTGTTCCGAGCTGGAGGGACGGCTGCTGCTCGGGGTTGAGCGCCCCATCGTGCTGATGAGGAAACTTGCCGGCTCCTCAATCAGCGACCTGGTCGCTCCCGGCAACGGGTGGTTCGGGTTCATGCTGCCGGGAAACCCGCTGCAGCATCTGCTGGCCAGAGGCCACGGCGCCCCCCTGGTCATGACCAGCGGCAATCTCTCCGACGAGCCGATCGCCTACCGGGACGGCGAGGCGCTGGAGATGCTCTCCGGCATCGCCGACCTTTTCCTCACCCACGACCGGGAGATCCATACCCGCACCGACGATTCGGTGCTCCGCCTCTACCGGGGGGAGCCGCTTTTCCTGCGTCGCTCGCGCGGTTACGTGCCGCGCGCCGTGCAACTGCCGGCAGAACAGGCAAGCGTTCTCGCCGTCGGGGGCGAACTGAAGGCGACCCTTTGCCTTACCCGCGGGGACCGGGCTTTCATGAGCCAGCATATCGGCGATCTCAAGAACGCGGCGACGCTGGCGTCCCTGGAACAGAGCGCGTCGGACCTGCAGAGCCTTTTGGAGATAACACCTGCGCTGGTGGCGCATGACCTGCACCCGGACTATCTCTCCACCCACTACGCTACCGCTCTCGGGCTTCCGGCCGTGGGGGTGCAGCACCACCACGCCCACATGGCCTCCTGCATGGCGGAGAACGGGTTGGAGGGCGAAGTCATAGGAGTCATCCTGGACGGCACCGGCTACGGGACCGACGGCACCACCTGGGGGGGCGAGTTCCTGGTGGGCGGCTACAGCCGCTTCGAAAGGCACGCGCACTTTGCCCCGTTGAGGCTGCCTGGGGGGGATGCTGCCGTTAAGGAGCCGTACCGCATGGCGCTCTCGGCGCTCTACTCCCTGCACGGCGACCGACTTTTCGATCAGCCGCCGGCGGTTCTTTCCGAAGTGGCGCAGGCCGACCGGCCGCTCTTTTTGAAGATGCTGGAGAAAGGGATCAACTCCCCGCTCACTTCGAGTTGCGGCCGGCTCTTCGATGCCGTGTCCGCCTTGATCGGCGTGCGCAGCCGCATCAGCTACGAGGGGCAGGCGGCCATCGAGCTGGAGGCCCTGGCCGAACAGGGGGGGGAGGTGGAGCCCTACCCGTGCCAGGTGCGGGAAGAGTGGGGGCACGTTTTGGATTTTGCTCCCGCCATCGCCGCCATCTGTGCCGACCTTGCCCGGGGGAGAAGCCGCGCCGATATCGCGCGCGCTTTCCACCGCACCGTAGCCCGCGGCGTTCTCGACGTCTGCCGCAGGCTGCGGGAGGAGACTGGCTACGTGAGGGTGGTGCTCTCCGGGGGGGTATTCCAGAACCGGCTCCTGACCGAGGAGGTGGCGGAGTTGCTGGCAGGCGATGCGTTCCAGGTCTACTGCCACCGGTTAGTCCCACCGAACGACGGCGGGCTCGCCTTGGGCCAGGCGGCGATAGCCGGGACGATGCAGGCCCGCGGTTAG
- the hypB gene encoding hydrogenase nickel incorporation protein HypB: MCVDCGCGPSDGKHAHDHDHEHEHHGDGHHHGHDHGHGHSHDHGQKHHHHQHHDQAQPARKVLIETDILAKNNRMAQGNRALFRDKGLFVLNLVSSPGSGKTTILERTLRDLSGSCHPAVIEGDQQTDNDAVRIAATGVPVKQVNTGAGCHLDAHMVLHAVEHFDLDRLDLLLIENVGNLVCPASFDLGEHHKVVVLSVTEGEDKPLKYPQMFHAADVMLLNKVDLLPYLDFDVEACKEMARRVSPQIRIFEVSSKTGAGMDAWYGWLKEQMKQASGGSPGA; encoded by the coding sequence ATGTGTGTAGATTGCGGGTGCGGCCCGTCTGACGGCAAACATGCCCATGACCATGACCATGAGCACGAACACCATGGGGATGGTCACCACCACGGTCACGACCACGGGCATGGCCACAGTCATGATCACGGCCAAAAGCACCATCATCACCAGCACCACGATCAGGCGCAGCCCGCCAGGAAAGTGCTGATAGAAACTGACATCCTTGCCAAAAACAACCGCATGGCGCAGGGAAACCGGGCGCTGTTCCGCGACAAGGGGCTTTTCGTGCTGAACCTGGTCAGCTCTCCGGGGTCCGGCAAGACCACCATCCTGGAACGGACCCTGAGGGATCTCTCCGGCTCCTGCCATCCGGCGGTGATCGAAGGGGATCAGCAGACCGACAATGACGCGGTGAGGATCGCCGCTACCGGCGTACCGGTAAAGCAGGTGAACACCGGGGCTGGTTGTCACCTGGACGCGCACATGGTGCTGCACGCCGTGGAGCACTTCGACCTGGACCGCCTGGACCTGCTCTTGATCGAGAACGTCGGCAACCTGGTCTGCCCCGCTTCCTTCGACCTGGGCGAGCACCACAAGGTGGTGGTGTTGAGCGTGACCGAGGGTGAGGACAAGCCGCTCAAGTACCCGCAGATGTTCCATGCGGCGGACGTGATGCTCCTCAACAAGGTCGACCTGCTTCCTTATCTCGATTTCGACGTCGAGGCGTGCAAGGAGATGGCGCGGCGGGTGTCGCCGCAGATCAGGATCTTCGAGGTCTCCAGCAAGACCGGCGCCGGGATGGACGCCTGGTACGGCTGGCTCAAAGAGCAGATGAAGCAGGCCTCCGGGGGGTCCCCTGGAGCGTGA
- a CDS encoding twin-arginine translocase TatA/TatE family subunit, with protein sequence MFGIGLPELCVVAAILLVVAGPSKLPQFGQALGSSIRGFKKALNSDDSVKVEEKR encoded by the coding sequence ATGTTCGGAATCGGTTTACCGGAACTCTGCGTCGTGGCGGCGATACTGCTGGTGGTCGCAGGACCCTCCAAACTGCCGCAGTTCGGCCAGGCGCTGGGGAGCAGCATCAGGGGATTCAAGAAAGCCCTGAACAGTGACGATAGCGTCAAGGTAGAAGAAAAAAGGTAA